The Budorcas taxicolor isolate Tak-1 chromosome 5, Takin1.1, whole genome shotgun sequence genome includes a window with the following:
- the LOC128048339 gene encoding olfactory receptor 8S1-like: MRNHSVVSEFILLGLSADPQIQALLFVLFFVIYILTLMGNLMLLLVIRVDSQLHIPMYFFLGQLSFLDLCHSSVTVPKLLENLLSEKKTISVECCMAQVFFVFATGGTESCLLAVMAYDRYVAITSPLLYGRVMSRQLCMGLVGGSWGLAFLDALINILVALNLDFCEAQNIHHFSCELPSLYPLSCSDVSASFTALLCSSLLHFLGNFFLIFFSYVHILITILSISSTKGRSKAFSTCSSHLTAVVFFYSSGLLRYLMPNSGSIQELIFSLQYSVVTPMLNPLIYSLKNKEVKAAVRRMLRRCF; the protein is encoded by the coding sequence ATGAGAAACCACAGTGTTGTCTCTGAGTTTATTCTCCTCGGGCTGTCTGCTGACCCCCAAATCCAAGCTCTGCTCTTTGTGCTGTTCTTTGTTATTTACATCCTGACCCTGATGGGGaacctgatgctgctgctggtgaTCAGGGTGGATTCCCAGCTTCACATCCCCATGTACTTTTTCCTGGGACAGCTGTCCTTTCTGGATCTCTGCCACTCTTCTGTGACTGTACCCAAGCTATTGGAGAACCTCCTGTCTGAGAAGAAAACCATCTCAGTAGAGTGCTGCATGGCTCAGGTCTTCTTTGTGTTTGCCACTGGAGGCACAGAATCCTGCCTACTTGCtgtcatggcctatgaccgctatgttGCCATCACTTCTCCTCTGCTCTATGGCCGGGTGATGAGCAGACAGCTGTGTATGGGGCTGGTGGGGGGCTCATGGGGCTTGGCTTTTCTGGATGCTCTCATCAATATCCTTGTAGCTCTCAACTTAGACTTCTGTGAGGCTCAAAATATCCACCACTTCAGCTGTGAGCTGCCCTCTCTTTACCCTTTGTCTTGCTCCGATGTGTCTGCAAGCTTTACTGCCCTGCTCTGCTCCAGCCTCCTGCATTTCTTAGGAAATTTCTTCTTGATATTTTTCTCCTATGTTCACATTTTGATCACCATCCTGAGCATCAGCTCCACCAAAGGCAGAAGtaaggccttctccacctgttCCTCCCACCTCACTGCAGTGGTCTTCTTTTACAGCTCAGGTTTACTCCGCTATCTCATGCCAAATTCAGGATCCATTCAGGAGCTGATCTTCTCCTTGCAGTATAGTGTGGTCACTCCCATGCTGAATCCTCTCATCTACAGCCTGAAGAACAAGGAGGTGAAGGCAGCTGTGAGAAGAATGCTGAGAAGATGTTTCTAG